A single window of Rhodohalobacter mucosus DNA harbors:
- the rpsS gene encoding 30S ribosomal protein S19 → MPRSLKKGPFVHYKLQRKVDAMNDSGKKKVIKTWSRSSMITPDFIGLTIAVHNGKQFVPVYITDNMVGHKLGEFAPTRTFRGHPMKKAK, encoded by the coding sequence ATGCCACGTTCACTAAAGAAAGGGCCTTTCGTTCATTATAAGCTTCAGCGAAAAGTTGATGCAATGAACGACAGCGGCAAAAAGAAAGTGATCAAAACCTGGTCAAGAAGTTCAATGATTACGCCCGATTTTATCGGGCTAACCATTGCCGTACATAACGGAAAACAGTTTGTTCCCGTGTATATCACGGACAATATGGTTGGCCATAAGCTGGGTGAGTTTGCTCCTACCCGTACGTTCCGTGGTCATCCGATGAAAAAGGCTAAATAA